Within Campylobacterota bacterium, the genomic segment GCATACGAAGCGGTTTTCATCGAAGTTCGCTTTGAGAATGCGGTTATTGATGATCCCTTCTTCTTCGGCAAAGCGTTTTTTGTGCCACAGGTGCATCATGCAGGCGTTGTTGCGGCACGATTTGAGCTCGATCCCCAGGCCGCGGAAACGCCATCCAAGGTCAATATCCTCTCCCACGGAAGGGAGGCGGTAGGTTTCATCGAAGCCGTTGATTTTGAGCATGTCTTCTTTAAAGCACGAGAAGTTGCAGCCGATGATGTAGCGGACGTAGCGTTTGGTGATATTGCTCAACAGACTGCCCGAGGAGAAATAAAAACCTTCTTCAACGTGTCTTGCACCGTCTTTCACCATCCATGGCAAATGCCACAGGAAATGTTTTTCAAGCTGTGCAAAGGGGAGGGTATGTTGTTTGACTTTGGCCGTATATTCCGGCCCCAGTTCGAAACGTTTCCCGCACAGGACAATCCCTTTTTGCGCGTTTTCGACGTGGCCTTGGATAAATGTGCTGTAAGGTACGCAATCCCCGTCGATGAAGATCAGATATTCATGGCTTGCGGCTTTGATCGCGTTGTTCATGGCAATATTTTTCCGCCACCCCTCGTCGGCCTGGGTCAGGTGGACGAGATGGGGGAACCGCCCTTTTTGCGCCGCCACGAATTCCGCCATTTCGTTAGAATCGCCGTCTTCGGAAATGATGATCTCATCGGGCGCGACGCTCTGGTGTTCGAGGCTGTCGAGGATGAACCCGAGCGCTTCGGTGTCTTTGTAGACCGAGATGATCAGGGTTGAACGGGGATAGGGCATAGGGGGATTCTCCGGAATGTAATGGCCTTATTTTACAGGATATTAGCTGATTTTAACGCTGAGAGTACCGTTTCGGCTGAAAGATCCTTCATGCAGACGTTGTCGGTGCACGCTTTCATCGTCGGGGTTTTGTAACACGGCGAACATGCTAACCCCAACGAAAGAATGTGGACTTCGTTCGTTGCCGAACGATAGGGACCGGTGACGTGAGCGGGGGTGGGACCGATCAGGCAGAAAACGGGGGTATTCATCGCCGAAGCGATATGTGCCGTTCCTGTATCGGTCACGACAAGGGCCCGCGCATGGCCGATGACGCTGATCATTTCGGCAACGGTCGTGCGTCCGACAAGATCGATGACGTTGGGAGGATAAGGGCGGATTGCTTCGAAAAACGGTTCTTCCCCTTTTCCGCCGACGATCACGATGCTGAGATCCGAGGGGAGAAGGGCAATGAGCTTTTTCCAATGGCTTTGCGGCCATGCACGGTAGTTCAGGCGGCTTTTTTTGTTGTGCGAGTTGCTGGGGCTGAGGACGATGTAGCGCTCGGGCAGCTGGAGTTTTGCCTGTACCTCGGGAAATTTTTTGCCGATAATCCTAGGAGCGGCCTGTTGAAGGACGTCTTGGGTAACGACCGGGGCGTAAAACGATTTGCAGATATCGACCATATGGTCATTTTCTCCGAAAACGGGCTG encodes:
- a CDS encoding glycosyltransferase family 9 protein gives rise to the protein MHIPEDIKRVLVLRCGALGDLVYATSVIDALRAEYGAGVVIDFITTPGTAKLFENDPRINHIFHLRHKKLPVWLSPQKRSIIRASRQNPYDLFINFEMGKQFRTLCNAIRARHKSGWFFEQPVFGENDHMVDICKSFYAPVVTQDVLQQAAPRIIGKKFPEVQAKLQLPERYIVLSPSNSHNKKSRLNYRAWPQSHWKKLIALLPSDLSIVIVGGKGEEPFFEAIRPYPPNVIDLVGRTTVAEMISVIGHARALVVTDTGTAHIASAMNTPVFCLIGPTPAHVTGPYRSATNEVHILSLGLACSPCYKTPTMKACTDNVCMKDLSAETVLSALKSANIL
- a CDS encoding glycosyltransferase; amino-acid sequence: MPYPRSTLIISVYKDTEALGFILDSLEHQSVAPDEIIISEDGDSNEMAEFVAAQKGRFPHLVHLTQADEGWRKNIAMNNAIKAASHEYLIFIDGDCVPYSTFIQGHVENAQKGIVLCGKRFELGPEYTAKVKQHTLPFAQLEKHFLWHLPWMVKDGARHVEEGFYFSSGSLLSNITKRYVRYIIGCNFSCFKEDMLKINGFDETYRLPSVGEDIDLGWRFRGLGIELKSCRNNACMMHLWHKKRFAEEEGIINNRILKANFDENRFVCVNGIEKLSPGAC